The Xyrauchen texanus isolate HMW12.3.18 chromosome 38, RBS_HiC_50CHRs, whole genome shotgun sequence genome window below encodes:
- the ubash3bb gene encoding ubiquitin associated and SH3 domain containing Bb isoform X1, which yields MASKEDLYSKIIPRRLRQNSCGSVKHGSNLDVLLLMGFPQHRALKSLAATGGRNVQLACDWLFSHLDDPFLDDPLPREYVLYLRPSGPLQNQLSHFWHQSRLTCGKNKAHNIFPHITLCQFFMCPDNKVVALCEALQSAVNQWRGRFPSPLPLELYTSTNFIGLFVEEQVAETLKKFAADFAAEAATKADVHVEPHKKQLHLTLAYHFPTSHFSSLDKLAKGIEVQLGCDWLAVLFSRDLRFANHETLRVMYPYTPQNYDELELVPGDFIFSSTVEQMSTSEGWVYGTSLGTGISGLLPENYVSPADESDTWVFHGSQSFFCTSPPEKGCKESKSLDGLLNIRCLDNSKLGDSAVLSVIYQPIQVLRSNIMSLPPKRTLFVCRHGERMDVVFGKHWFSQCSDSKGRYVRSNLNMPSELPAWGGAQKDYEMDTPITMVGSTQARIVGEALLESNTTIDFVYCSPSLRCVQTAHEILKGMQQDGRISIRVEPGLFEWTKWVPGSSLPAWIPPTDLAAAKLNVDTTYRPHIPIGKLTVSERYNTYISRSYQVTKDILAYCKNKGNNILFVGHASSLEACIRPVRGLSPQNPKDFVQVVQKVCLIFSVIHMFLVSSVSSTFPLFPFKHDASWGLMFSSRFHTWVSVPVRSRVTQESGS from the exons ATGGCATCAAAGGAGGATCTTTACTCTAAGATTATTCCGCGCAGACTTCGACAGAACAGTTGTGGCTCTGTCAAACATGGGTCCAATTTGGACGTGCTGCTGTTGATGGGATTTCCTCAGCACAGAGC ATTAAAATCTCTGGCAGCAACTGGAGGCAGAAATGTTCAGCTAGCATGCGACTG GCTTTTCTCCCATTTGGATGATCCTTTCCTTGACGACCCTTTACCCAGAGAGTATGTGCTGTATCTGCGCCCCAGTGGCCCTTTACAAAATCAACTTTCCCATTTCTGGCATCAGTCACGGTTGACATGTGGCAAGAACAAAGCTCACAATATCTTTCCACACATCACACTTTGCCAATTCTTTATG TGTCCAGACAATAAAGTGGTGGCCCTGTGTGAAGCTCTGCAGTCAGCTGTGAATCAGTGGAGAGGACGATTTCCCAGCCCTCTGCCCCTGGAGCTCTACACCTCCACCAACTTCATAGGCCTCTTTGTGGAGGAACAGGTGGCAGAGACGCTGAAAAAGTTTGCAGCCGACTTTGCAGCTGAGGCTGCCACTAAAGCTG ATGTTCATGTGGAACCCCATAAAAAGCAGCTTCATTTGACTCTAGCCTATCACTTTCCAACCAGTCATTTTTCTTCCTTGGACAAGTTGGCTAAAGGGATCGAGGTCCAATTAGGATGTGATTGGCTTGCTGTTCTCTTCTCACGGGACTTACGATTTGCGAATCATGAG ACTTTGCGAGTGATGTACCCCTACACTCCTCAGAATTATGATGAGTTGGAGCTTGTGCCAGGAGATTTTATCTTCTCATCTACAGTGGAACAAATGAGCACTAGTGAGGGCTGGGTTTATGGTACATCTCTGGGTACAGGCATCTCTGGACTGCTGCCTGAGAACTATGTCAGCCCTGCTGATGAGTCTGACACATGGGTCTTCCATGG GTCACAGTCCTTCTTTTGTACCTCTCCTCCAGAAAAGGGCTGCAAAGAGAGCAAATCATTGGATGGGTTGCTCAACATTCGTTGTTTGGATAACTCAAAGCTGGGAGATTCTGCAGTCTTGAGTGTAATTTACCAACCTATACAG GTGCTTCGGTCCAACATCATGTCTCTGCCTCCTAAAAGGACCCTGTTTGTATGTCGGCATGGAGAGAGAATGGATGTTGTGTTTGGAAAACACTGGTTCTCACAGTGTTCAGACTCTAAAG GCAGGTATGTGAGGAGTAACCTGAATATGCCTTCTGAACTACCTGCCTGGGGTGGAGCACAGAAGGACTATGAAATGGATACTCCAATCACAATGGTTGGATCTACACAGGCCAGGATAGTGG GTGAGGCTCTGCTGGAAAGTAATACCACTATAGATTTTGTGTACTGCTCACCCAGCCTCCGCTGTGTCCAGACAGCTCATGAAATCCTCAAAG GAATGCAGCAGGATGGAAGAATCAGCATCCGAGTGGAGCCTGGGCTTTTTGAGTGGACTAAATGGGTCCCAGGATCTTCTTTGCCTGCTTGGATACCTCCTACAGATCTTGCTGCGGCCAAACTTAATGTAGACACAACATACAG ACCTCACATCCCCATTGGCAAACTAACAGTCTCAGAGAGGTACAACACATACATTAGTCGGAGTTACCAGGTGACCAAAGACATTTTGGCTTACTGCAAAAATAAAG GAAACAACATTCTGTTTGTGGGACACGCTTCTTCATTGGAGGCCTGCATTCGCCCGGTCCGGGGCCTCTCTCCACAGAATCCTAAAGACTTTGTGCAAGTAGTCCAAAAGGTTTGTTTAATCTTTTCTGTCATTCATATGTTCCTTGTCTCATCTGTTTCATCAACCTTTCCTCTGTTTCCCTTCAAACATGATGCATCATGGGGGCTGATGTTTTCCTCCAGATTCCATACTTGGGTCTCTGTGCCTGTGAGGAGCAGGGTGACACAGGAGTCTGGCAGTTAG
- the ubash3bb gene encoding ubiquitin associated and SH3 domain containing Bb isoform X2, with protein MASKEDLYSKIIPRRLRQNSCGSVKHGSNLDVLLLMGFPQHRALKSLAATGGRNVQLACDWLFSHLDDPFLDDPLPREYVLYLRPSGPLQNQLSHFWHQSRLTCGKNKAHNIFPHITLCQFFMCPDNKVVALCEALQSAVNQWRGRFPSPLPLELYTSTNFIGLFVEEQVAETLKKFAADFAAEAATKADVHVEPHKKQLHLTLAYHFPTSHFSSLDKLAKGIEVQLGCDWLAVLFSRDLRFANHETLRVMYPYTPQNYDELELVPGDFIFSSTVEQMSTSEGWVYGTSLGTGISGLLPENYVSPADESDTWVFHGSQSFFCTSPPEKGCKESKSLDGLLNIRCLDNSKLGDSAVLSVIYQPIQVLRSNIMSLPPKRTLFVCRHGERMDVVFGKHWFSQCSDSKGRYVRSNLNMPSELPAWGGAQKDYEMDTPITMVGSTQARIVGEALLESNTTIDFVYCSPSLRCVQTAHEILKGMQQDGRISIRVEPGLFEWTKWVPGSSLPAWIPPTDLAAAKLNVDTTYRPHIPIGKLTVSERYNTYISRSYQVTKDILAYCKNKGNNILFVGHASSLEACIRPVRGLSPQNPKDFVQVVQKIPYLGLCACEEQGDTGVWQLVDPPILPLMHGPNHSFSWKETLQQD; from the exons ATGGCATCAAAGGAGGATCTTTACTCTAAGATTATTCCGCGCAGACTTCGACAGAACAGTTGTGGCTCTGTCAAACATGGGTCCAATTTGGACGTGCTGCTGTTGATGGGATTTCCTCAGCACAGAGC ATTAAAATCTCTGGCAGCAACTGGAGGCAGAAATGTTCAGCTAGCATGCGACTG GCTTTTCTCCCATTTGGATGATCCTTTCCTTGACGACCCTTTACCCAGAGAGTATGTGCTGTATCTGCGCCCCAGTGGCCCTTTACAAAATCAACTTTCCCATTTCTGGCATCAGTCACGGTTGACATGTGGCAAGAACAAAGCTCACAATATCTTTCCACACATCACACTTTGCCAATTCTTTATG TGTCCAGACAATAAAGTGGTGGCCCTGTGTGAAGCTCTGCAGTCAGCTGTGAATCAGTGGAGAGGACGATTTCCCAGCCCTCTGCCCCTGGAGCTCTACACCTCCACCAACTTCATAGGCCTCTTTGTGGAGGAACAGGTGGCAGAGACGCTGAAAAAGTTTGCAGCCGACTTTGCAGCTGAGGCTGCCACTAAAGCTG ATGTTCATGTGGAACCCCATAAAAAGCAGCTTCATTTGACTCTAGCCTATCACTTTCCAACCAGTCATTTTTCTTCCTTGGACAAGTTGGCTAAAGGGATCGAGGTCCAATTAGGATGTGATTGGCTTGCTGTTCTCTTCTCACGGGACTTACGATTTGCGAATCATGAG ACTTTGCGAGTGATGTACCCCTACACTCCTCAGAATTATGATGAGTTGGAGCTTGTGCCAGGAGATTTTATCTTCTCATCTACAGTGGAACAAATGAGCACTAGTGAGGGCTGGGTTTATGGTACATCTCTGGGTACAGGCATCTCTGGACTGCTGCCTGAGAACTATGTCAGCCCTGCTGATGAGTCTGACACATGGGTCTTCCATGG GTCACAGTCCTTCTTTTGTACCTCTCCTCCAGAAAAGGGCTGCAAAGAGAGCAAATCATTGGATGGGTTGCTCAACATTCGTTGTTTGGATAACTCAAAGCTGGGAGATTCTGCAGTCTTGAGTGTAATTTACCAACCTATACAG GTGCTTCGGTCCAACATCATGTCTCTGCCTCCTAAAAGGACCCTGTTTGTATGTCGGCATGGAGAGAGAATGGATGTTGTGTTTGGAAAACACTGGTTCTCACAGTGTTCAGACTCTAAAG GCAGGTATGTGAGGAGTAACCTGAATATGCCTTCTGAACTACCTGCCTGGGGTGGAGCACAGAAGGACTATGAAATGGATACTCCAATCACAATGGTTGGATCTACACAGGCCAGGATAGTGG GTGAGGCTCTGCTGGAAAGTAATACCACTATAGATTTTGTGTACTGCTCACCCAGCCTCCGCTGTGTCCAGACAGCTCATGAAATCCTCAAAG GAATGCAGCAGGATGGAAGAATCAGCATCCGAGTGGAGCCTGGGCTTTTTGAGTGGACTAAATGGGTCCCAGGATCTTCTTTGCCTGCTTGGATACCTCCTACAGATCTTGCTGCGGCCAAACTTAATGTAGACACAACATACAG ACCTCACATCCCCATTGGCAAACTAACAGTCTCAGAGAGGTACAACACATACATTAGTCGGAGTTACCAGGTGACCAAAGACATTTTGGCTTACTGCAAAAATAAAG GAAACAACATTCTGTTTGTGGGACACGCTTCTTCATTGGAGGCCTGCATTCGCCCGGTCCGGGGCCTCTCTCCACAGAATCCTAAAGACTTTGTGCAAGTAGTCCAAAAG ATTCCATACTTGGGTCTCTGTGCCTGTGAGGAGCAGGGTGACACAGGAGTCTGGCAGTTAGTGGACCCCCCAATTCTTCCTCTAATGCATGGGCCCAACCACAGCTTCAGCTGGAAAGAGACCTTACAGCAAGATTGA